A window from Vulpes vulpes isolate BD-2025 chromosome 9, VulVul3, whole genome shotgun sequence encodes these proteins:
- the IQCF2 gene encoding IQ domain-containing protein F2: MGIRFCTEGNLIVIVIEDVEEITELKKRQKQKLKKKKSLKKKTKAATEIQAWWRGTLVRRTLLHAALSAWIIQRWWRLTSESLLQKKRKAALVTYANTERAVVKIQSLVRMWRIHWRYCQVLNAIDVIQCHWQCHNCYTCALLRGHCVVTATHLQFHIEIINP, translated from the exons ATGGGGATCCGATTTTGT ACTGAGGGCAATTTAATTGTAATTGTAATTGAAGATGTTGAAGAAATAACTGAACTTaagaagaggcagaagcagaaactCAAG aaaaaaaaaagtttaaaaaaaaaaacgaaagcaGCCACAGAGATTCAGGCCTGGTGGCGTGGCACCCTCGTACGCAGGACACTGCTGCACGCAGCTCTCAGTGCCTGGATCATTCAGCGCTGGTGGAGGCTGACCTCGGAGAGCCTGCTGCAGAAGAAGCGAAAGGCAGCCTTGGTTACCTACGCAAATACAGAGAGGGCAGTGGTCAAGATCCAGTCTTTGGTCCGTATGTGGCGTATCCACTGGCGATACTGTCAGGTGCTCAACGCCATCGATGTCATCCAATGCCACTGGCAATGCCACAACTGCTATACCTGTGCTCTCCTCCGGGGACACTGTGTAGTCACAGCCACTCACCTCCAGTTCCACATTGAGATCATCAACCCATAA
- the LOC112908668 gene encoding IQ domain-containing protein F5-like, which yields MLFKGPQIKNTRKEEAAMFIQAWWRGTLVRRTLLHAALRACIIQRWWKQILMKLVEKRKRLALDFYVHQEWAVVKLQSWVRMWPIRVRYCRLLHSVRIIQIYWRWHNCRTRGFIQGDYILKESQLNLQLEISLGTQACRVQQCIPLPIKE from the exons ATGCTCTTCAAAG GCCCCCAAATAAAGAACACCAGGAAAGAGGAAGCTGCCATGTTCATCCAGGCCTGGTGGCGGGGCACCCTCGTGCGCCGGACACTGTTGCACGCGGCACTCAGAGCATGTATCATTCAGCGCTGGTGGAAGCAGATCCTGATGAAGCTGGTGGAGAAGAGGAAGCGACTGGCCCTAGATTTCTATGTGCACCAAGAATGGGCAGTGGTCAAGCTGCAATCCTGGGTCCGTATGTGGCCCATACGTGTTCGTTACTGCCGTTTGCTCCACTCTGTCCGCATCATCCAAATCTATTGGCGCTGGCACAACTGCCGTACCCGTGGTTTTATTCAGGGTGATTACATCCTCAAAGAAAGTCAACTGAATCTTCAACTTGAAATCTCTTTAGGCACACAGGCTTGTAGAGTGCAACAGTGCATACCCCTTCCAATAAAGGAGTGA